A region of Allocoleopsis franciscana PCC 7113 DNA encodes the following proteins:
- a CDS encoding heavy-metal-associated domain-containing protein has product MAEKTLSFNVPSIVCDGCAKAITDEILTHESDAKVNVDVKAKTVSVDTAASEESIKQMITALGHTVS; this is encoded by the coding sequence ATGGCGGAAAAAACTTTGTCGTTCAATGTTCCGAGTATTGTCTGTGATGGCTGCGCCAAGGCTATTACAGATGAGATTCTCACTCATGAGTCAGACGCTAAAGTTAATGTTGATGTAAAAGCTAAGACAGTGAGTGTGGACACCGCCGCATCCGAAGAATCCATTAAACAGATGATCACGGCTTTGGGTCACACGGTAAGCTGA
- a CDS encoding GGDEF domain-containing protein — protein sequence MDASILVVGNDQFLTTIVNQIGNIMSGTVEASSALNEVIPLIRSKQPAILILQASQLGCLELCHQIKEQVQLGWTYCIVVDYQPEISVDEMSLEPHQELIACGQALEHGADAYLRLSAVLAGEEIRLLKAQIQAGLRGVRFYREVMQTNDVLSTMALADPLTELSNRRAMEWELPRQIHNARVESTPLSLVMLDVDYFKSVNDTYGHQVGDRVLQLLSARLRHNLRFQDTLFRYGGEEFVIVLSNTTFQDALIVARRLRRLISDQHFNIDGSLALGITVSMGLASLISTDDAKGETLIRRADHNLLRAKSSGRNQVFFGEDGF from the coding sequence ATGGACGCTTCTATCTTGGTGGTTGGAAATGATCAGTTTCTCACCACAATTGTTAACCAGATTGGTAACATTATGTCTGGCACGGTTGAGGCGTCATCTGCGCTTAATGAGGTTATACCCTTAATTCGGAGCAAACAGCCTGCTATTTTGATTTTGCAAGCATCGCAACTCGGTTGTTTAGAACTCTGTCATCAAATTAAGGAACAGGTTCAGTTAGGCTGGACGTACTGTATTGTGGTAGATTACCAGCCTGAGATCAGCGTTGATGAAATGTCATTAGAACCACATCAAGAGTTGATAGCTTGTGGTCAAGCTTTGGAACATGGTGCAGATGCCTACTTACGGTTGAGTGCAGTTCTTGCTGGTGAAGAAATTCGCTTGCTGAAGGCGCAAATTCAGGCGGGGTTACGAGGAGTGCGATTTTATCGAGAAGTCATGCAAACAAATGATGTTTTGTCAACCATGGCGTTAGCTGATCCCTTGACCGAATTGAGCAATCGTCGAGCAATGGAATGGGAGTTACCCCGACAAATTCATAATGCTCGTGTGGAATCGACGCCGTTGAGCCTCGTCATGCTGGATGTGGACTATTTTAAATCCGTGAATGACACTTACGGGCATCAAGTGGGCGATCGCGTTTTGCAATTGCTGTCTGCTCGTTTACGGCATAACCTACGCTTTCAGGATACCCTCTTCCGTTATGGCGGAGAAGAATTCGTGATTGTTCTGAGTAATACCACCTTTCAAGATGCTCTAATCGTTGCTAGACGGCTGAGACGCTTAATTAGTGACCAACACTTTAACATTGATGGGTCATTAGCACTAGGAATTACAGTGAGTATGGGACTGGCTTCTCTGATTTCCACCGATGATGCTAAAGGCGAGACTCTAATCCGACGTGCCGATCATAATCTGCTACGAGCCAAGTCAAGTGGTCGCAATCAAGTGTTTTTTGGGGAAGACGGTTTTTAG
- a CDS encoding M15 family metallopeptidase yields the protein MNNGDLPGKTGNFSVSPDDDIPEALRDTPDIKRQSRIKPVWVIVGLLGLGAIATIISLSISSSKPKPIETSTSAGSQTESSPETEKVDNLLGHLPYQEAPASELKPITANGQIKLRAAAAEKFKAMSAAAAREGISLVPISGFRAVADQKHLFFDVKAQRGQVTTKRAEVSAPPGYSEHHTGYAVDIGDGKTPATNLSPTFENTSAFKWLKKNAAYYSFEISFPKGNAQGVNYEPWHWRFVGDTDSLKTFYRAKNLIRPASPSSTEPSATPTSPELTEPSATPTSTSPTEPSATPTSPSATTPSATP from the coding sequence TTGAATAACGGGGATCTCCCAGGAAAAACAGGTAACTTTTCAGTCTCACCAGACGACGATATTCCAGAGGCACTGCGGGATACACCCGATATTAAACGCCAATCTCGGATTAAGCCTGTTTGGGTCATTGTCGGGCTATTGGGCTTAGGCGCGATCGCCACCATCATCAGTTTGTCGATTTCATCGTCTAAACCAAAGCCAATCGAAACATCAACATCGGCAGGTAGCCAAACAGAATCGAGTCCCGAAACCGAAAAGGTGGATAACCTCCTCGGACATTTACCCTATCAAGAAGCACCAGCATCAGAACTGAAACCCATTACAGCGAATGGACAGATTAAACTCCGGGCCGCTGCTGCCGAGAAATTTAAAGCGATGTCAGCCGCAGCCGCAAGAGAAGGTATAAGCTTAGTCCCTATTTCCGGTTTTCGTGCCGTTGCCGACCAAAAGCATCTATTTTTTGATGTCAAAGCACAACGGGGACAAGTGACAACCAAACGCGCAGAAGTTAGTGCGCCCCCTGGATATAGTGAGCATCATACTGGTTACGCGGTAGATATTGGCGACGGTAAAACACCCGCCACGAATCTCAGTCCTACCTTCGAGAATACAAGCGCATTCAAATGGTTGAAGAAAAATGCAGCTTACTACAGTTTTGAGATATCGTTCCCCAAAGGCAATGCTCAAGGTGTCAATTATGAACCCTGGCACTGGCGTTTTGTCGGCGATACCGACAGCCTAAAAACCTTCTACAGAGCTAAAAATTTAATTCGTCCTGCATCCCCTTCATCCACAGAACCTTCGGCAACGCCTACCTCACCTGAACTTACGGAACCTTCGGCAACACCAACCTCAACTTCACCCACAGAACCGTCCGCAACGCCTACCTCACCTTCAGCAACAACACCCTCAGCAACTCCCTAA
- a CDS encoding AEC family transporter, whose translation MPSVNTELLQPLIKLYLQLGGGVLLGWVLGRLLPKRVPTLIGQFLFWIGVPVSIITFLRGADLSGAIWIAPVMAWVAILLGAGLGWIWIKFKSRSRLGVVRHQQSSSLFPLDQLSGASVESWSKPAQGSFLLSAMVGNTGYLGFPVILALVGEKYFGWALFYDMLGSAIGAYGLGVVVAARFSTEVKSHWQLVRAILYNPALWSLGLGLGFRQISLPEVVERSLQGLAWSVIALSLILIGMRLSQLDSWSRLGQVSVSLGIKMLIVPLVLGIVLVQLGITGAPQLVIVLQMGMPPAFATLVLAEVFDLERDLAVTALAVGSIGLLLTLPVWLLLFGG comes from the coding sequence ATGCCCAGTGTTAATACTGAGCTGTTACAACCCTTGATTAAACTCTATCTTCAGCTAGGCGGCGGTGTCCTGCTGGGATGGGTTTTAGGACGCTTGCTACCGAAAAGAGTGCCAACCTTAATTGGTCAATTTTTGTTTTGGATTGGTGTACCCGTCAGTATTATTACTTTTCTGCGGGGTGCTGACTTATCCGGAGCAATTTGGATTGCGCCCGTGATGGCATGGGTGGCTATTTTATTGGGAGCGGGATTAGGGTGGATTTGGATTAAATTCAAGAGTAGGAGCAGGCTTGGTGTTGTTCGCCATCAGCAATCTTCGTCGCTTTTCCCTTTAGATCAGCTATCTGGGGCGTCTGTCGAGTCTTGGAGTAAGCCCGCACAGGGGAGTTTTCTGTTATCAGCAATGGTGGGTAACACGGGTTATCTGGGCTTTCCGGTGATACTGGCGTTGGTCGGAGAAAAGTATTTTGGCTGGGCGCTGTTTTATGACATGCTGGGATCGGCAATTGGAGCCTATGGTTTGGGTGTGGTTGTCGCTGCACGTTTTAGTACAGAAGTCAAAAGTCATTGGCAGTTAGTTCGGGCAATTTTATACAATCCTGCCCTGTGGAGTTTGGGATTGGGATTGGGGTTTCGTCAGATTTCTCTGCCGGAGGTGGTGGAACGGAGTTTACAAGGATTGGCTTGGAGTGTGATCGCACTTTCACTGATATTAATTGGTATGCGCCTGTCGCAGTTAGATTCTTGGAGTCGTCTGGGGCAGGTGTCGGTGAGTCTGGGGATTAAAATGCTGATAGTTCCCCTGGTATTGGGGATTGTGCTCGTGCAGCTAGGGATTACAGGTGCACCGCAGTTAGTGATTGTGCTGCAAATGGGGATGCCTCCAGCTTTTGCGACTTTGGTTTTGGCGGAAGTGTTCGATTTGGAACGAGATTTGGCTGTTACGGCACTGGCGGTTGGTTCTATTGGGCTTTTGTTAACGTTGCCTGTTTGGTTGTTGTTGTTTGGGGGTTAG
- a CDS encoding plasmid partition protein ParG: MRVDRAVVSEEEKTVNFRVFLSESERTRFKVACAQNRTTMSQQAVELIHEWLKTQESETPSPDKKGKGEE; the protein is encoded by the coding sequence ATTCGTGTTGATAGGGCAGTCGTGTCAGAAGAAGAGAAGACGGTAAATTTCAGAGTGTTTCTGTCGGAGTCGGAGCGAACTCGATTTAAGGTCGCCTGTGCCCAGAATCGAACGACGATGAGTCAGCAGGCGGTTGAATTGATTCATGAATGGCTGAAAACTCAGGAAAGCGAAACCCCCTCACCCGACAAAAAGGGCAAGGGGGAAGAATGA
- a CDS encoding XisI protein codes for MEKLEHYRSCIQTLLEKHSQYKSRQEDVESELFFDTVRDHYQLMRVGWKGLKRVYYTVLHFDIKDGKIWLQQNTTDIDVGQELVEMGIPKEDIVLGLHPPYKRPYTGYGVA; via the coding sequence ATGGAGAAGTTAGAACATTATCGCTCCTGCATTCAAACTCTTTTAGAAAAGCATAGCCAGTATAAATCTCGCCAGGAAGATGTAGAAAGTGAGCTATTTTTTGATACAGTGCGAGACCATTACCAACTCATGCGAGTGGGTTGGAAAGGTTTGAAGCGAGTCTATTATACTGTCTTGCATTTTGATATCAAAGACGGCAAAATTTGGCTTCAACAAAACACGACTGACATCGATGTCGGTCAAGAATTAGTAGAAATGGGCATTCCTAAAGAAGACATTGTATTGGGGCTGCATCCCCCTTACAAACGCCCCTACACAGGGTATGGCGTTGCTTAA
- a CDS encoding element excision factor XisH family protein, protein MLEVNEPDRLLYLAVPLETYETFFQSQFAQVAVERYQLKLIVYEPVIEEIVQWRS, encoded by the coding sequence ATGCTAGAAGTCAATGAACCGGATCGCCTACTCTACCTGGCAGTTCCCCTAGAAACTTATGAAACCTTTTTTCAAAGTCAATTTGCTCAGGTGGCAGTAGAGCGCTATCAACTCAAACTCATTGTTTACGAACCTGTAATTGAGGAGATTGTGCAATGGAGAAGTTAG
- a CDS encoding Rpn family recombination-promoting nuclease/putative transposase: MRFISPKTDFAFKKIFGSTNSKDILISFLNAIIYRGQPTIEDLEIINPYSASRVTGLKDTYLDVKAKITDNQTVIIEMQVLNVEAFEKRVLYNAAKTYSTQLKSGEGYFKLKPVIALTITDFEMFKNRDRVISHFVFKENEDLFDYPNHELELYFIELPKFTKELNKLESLADKWIYFLKNTNQLETVPDTMGTVPEIQKAFTIANEANLSLEELDDLEKRVMFLEDQRGAVIKGIQEGIKEGQLKLVLRLLERRVGEISPDIQSRIRRLSIVQLENLGEAVLDFTSASDLTAWLQGQENRSRSNS; this comes from the coding sequence ATGAGATTTATTAGCCCTAAAACCGACTTTGCATTTAAAAAAATATTTGGTTCCACGAATAGCAAGGATATTCTGATTAGCTTTTTGAACGCAATTATCTATCGAGGCCAACCGACTATCGAAGATTTAGAGATTATCAATCCTTATTCAGCATCTAGAGTCACGGGACTTAAAGATACTTATCTAGATGTAAAAGCCAAGATTACTGATAACCAAACGGTAATTATTGAAATGCAGGTGTTGAATGTAGAAGCGTTTGAAAAACGAGTATTGTACAATGCGGCTAAAACCTATTCAACACAACTTAAATCGGGAGAAGGCTACTTCAAGCTAAAACCTGTGATTGCTCTAACTATTACAGATTTTGAAATGTTTAAGAATCGAGATAGAGTGATTTCACATTTTGTGTTCAAAGAAAATGAAGATTTATTCGATTATCCAAACCATGAATTAGAACTTTATTTCATTGAATTACCTAAATTTACCAAAGAGTTAAATAAATTAGAAAGTCTGGCTGATAAGTGGATTTATTTCCTGAAAAACACTAATCAATTGGAAACAGTTCCAGACACAATGGGAACTGTCCCGGAAATTCAGAAAGCTTTTACAATCGCAAATGAAGCAAACTTAAGTCTTGAGGAGTTGGACGACTTAGAGAAACGGGTGATGTTTCTGGAAGACCAAAGAGGTGCAGTTATTAAAGGGATACAGGAAGGTATAAAAGAAGGACAGTTGAAATTAGTTCTGCGTCTCCTTGAGCGTCGTGTTGGTGAAATTTCGCCGGATATCCAGAGTCGTATTCGTCGATTATCGATTGTGCAATTAGAGAATTTAGGAGAAGCGGTGTTAGATTTTACAAGTGCTTCAGATTTGACGGCTTGGTTGCAGGGTCAGGAAAATCGGAGTAGGAGTAATAGTTAA
- a CDS encoding phosphoribosyltransferase, translating into MPDLYISWSEYHQKIELLGAKIYESKWDFDQIVCIAKGGLRVGDILCRIYDKPLAILSASSYGGAENRVRGTIHFSRHLAMTTEKLGSRVLLVDDLVDSGISLRESITWLAEHHGGEIEEIRTAVLWYKDCYVIKPDYYVDYLADNPWIHQPFERYELMSPAQLAQSYLVGEVPRG; encoded by the coding sequence ATGCCTGACCTTTACATTTCTTGGTCTGAGTACCATCAAAAAATCGAACTGCTGGGTGCCAAAATCTATGAATCGAAGTGGGATTTCGACCAAATTGTCTGTATTGCCAAGGGAGGGTTACGAGTTGGGGACATTTTATGTCGAATTTACGACAAACCCCTAGCGATTCTCTCCGCATCGTCCTATGGGGGGGCAGAGAATCGGGTTCGAGGTACGATACACTTTTCGCGCCATTTGGCAATGACGACTGAAAAATTGGGGAGTCGCGTGTTACTGGTTGATGACTTGGTAGATTCGGGTATCAGCCTGCGGGAATCGATCACTTGGCTGGCAGAGCATCATGGTGGTGAAATTGAGGAGATTCGCACGGCTGTGCTTTGGTACAAAGATTGCTATGTAATTAAGCCCGATTATTATGTGGATTATTTAGCGGACAATCCTTGGATTCATCAGCCGTTTGAACGGTATGAATTGATGAGTCCTGCACAGTTGGCTCAAAGTTATTTGGTAGGGGAAGTGCCAAGGGGATAA
- a CDS encoding MFS transporter: MSNTSSSDSSVPPDTLGSQKLSLSTKLAYGAGDLGPAITANLGVFFALFFFTNVAGLSAGLAGSILMIGKIWDAVNDPMVGVLSDRTKSRWGRRLPWMLYGAIPFGIFFFLQWIVPNFSADRNANNWALFWYYVVIAILFNIFYTVVNLPYTALTPELTQDYNERTSLNSFRFAFSIGGSILSLILAQLIFALLKIPVTQQYLVLAGICTILSVLPLFWCVFGVRDRILAYEAEHSSTEHSEQIPIPEQLRIAFSNRPFLFVVGIYLFSWLGVQVTASILPYFVVNWMGLPEAQFPQVAIAVQGTALVMLFVWKAISDRVGKKAVYFMGMALWIIAQAGLFFLQPSQIGLMYILAILAGFGVSTAYLIPWSMMPDVIELDELETGQRREGVFYGFMVLLQKFGLALGLFLVGQSLEMAGFIEQIPGQPTPTQPESALFAIRLAIGPLPTVALICGLILAYFYPITREVHAEILLKLQERKSGLERRE, translated from the coding sequence ATGAGTAACACTTCCTCTTCTGACTCTTCCGTTCCCCCTGATACATTGGGTTCCCAAAAGCTGAGTTTGAGTACCAAACTCGCTTACGGTGCTGGTGATTTGGGGCCAGCTATCACGGCTAACTTGGGTGTTTTTTTTGCGCTGTTTTTCTTCACCAATGTGGCAGGACTCAGTGCTGGGTTGGCAGGCAGCATTCTCATGATTGGTAAGATTTGGGATGCGGTTAACGATCCAATGGTGGGGGTGTTGAGCGATCGCACCAAAAGCCGTTGGGGCCGCAGACTCCCCTGGATGCTCTATGGAGCAATTCCCTTTGGAATTTTCTTCTTTTTACAATGGATTGTTCCTAACTTCAGCGCTGACAGAAATGCCAATAACTGGGCGCTGTTCTGGTACTACGTAGTTATTGCCATTTTATTCAACATCTTTTACACCGTTGTTAACCTACCTTACACCGCCCTAACCCCAGAACTCACCCAAGACTATAACGAACGTACCAGCCTCAATAGCTTCCGTTTTGCCTTTTCCATTGGTGGCAGCATTTTATCGTTGATTCTGGCTCAGCTTATCTTCGCGCTGTTAAAAATTCCGGTTACTCAACAGTATTTGGTTTTAGCTGGGATTTGCACAATCCTGTCTGTCTTGCCGTTATTTTGGTGTGTTTTTGGGGTGCGCGATCGCATCCTGGCTTATGAAGCCGAACATAGTAGTACGGAGCATTCTGAACAAATCCCCATCCCCGAACAGCTACGCATTGCCTTCAGTAATCGCCCCTTTCTATTTGTAGTCGGGATTTATCTATTTTCCTGGTTAGGCGTCCAAGTTACCGCATCGATTCTTCCTTATTTTGTGGTCAATTGGATGGGTTTACCAGAGGCGCAGTTTCCTCAAGTTGCGATCGCAGTTCAAGGCACGGCTCTCGTCATGTTATTCGTTTGGAAAGCCATTAGCGATCGCGTCGGCAAAAAAGCCGTTTACTTCATGGGTATGGCGTTGTGGATTATTGCTCAAGCGGGTTTATTTTTCCTGCAACCGAGTCAAATTGGCTTGATGTATATCCTCGCAATCCTGGCAGGATTTGGCGTTTCTACGGCTTACCTCATCCCTTGGTCAATGATGCCAGATGTGATTGAACTCGATGAACTTGAAACCGGTCAGCGTCGGGAAGGTGTGTTCTATGGCTTCATGGTCTTATTGCAAAAATTTGGTTTAGCACTGGGTCTATTTTTAGTAGGACAATCCTTGGAAATGGCGGGTTTTATCGAGCAAATTCCCGGACAACCCACACCCACTCAACCGGAATCTGCTTTGTTCGCTATCCGCCTTGCCATTGGTCCGCTACCGACGGTTGCCCTCATCTGTGGTTTGATTCTGGCTTACTTCTATCCCATCACCCGCGAAGTTCATGCAGAAATTCTCTTGAAGCTGCAAGAGCGTAAATCTGGCTTGGAACGCCGAGAGTAA
- a CDS encoding glycosyltransferase family 4 protein: MRIAQIAPLWERVPPFRYGGTELIVSLLTDELVRRGHEVTLFASGDSITKAHLEFVHEQALRLDKKVKEPILYEQMMLAKVYHQAHHFDIIHSHVGCAVLPYCSFVKTPTVHTMHGIFTPDNEKMFRQFAWQPYISISEAQREPKLGLNYIHTVYNGIDTTVYRFQEQPSQPPYLAFVGRLSPEKGPAGAIEIARKLGLPLKMAGKIDAVDRDYFNEHLKPLIDGEQIQYLGEVSHEEKIELLAGATVTLFPITWREPFGLVMIESMATGTPVVGMALGSVPEVIANGKTGFVCGSLEKMIESVPEAMKLDRKTCRDYVVRRFSVESMVDEYERAYQMVLSGRGQNKDYKVS, encoded by the coding sequence ATGAGAATCGCTCAAATTGCTCCGCTTTGGGAACGTGTTCCTCCTTTTCGCTATGGTGGAACGGAGTTAATCGTTAGTTTATTAACTGATGAATTAGTGCGGCGCGGTCATGAAGTGACATTATTTGCCTCTGGCGACTCCATTACCAAAGCTCACTTAGAGTTTGTACACGAGCAAGCTCTGAGATTAGATAAAAAGGTGAAAGAACCGATTCTTTACGAGCAAATGATGCTCGCCAAAGTCTATCACCAGGCTCATCATTTCGATATTATCCACTCTCACGTTGGCTGTGCAGTTCTGCCCTATTGCAGTTTCGTCAAAACGCCAACGGTTCACACCATGCATGGTATTTTTACGCCGGATAATGAGAAAATGTTTCGGCAATTTGCTTGGCAACCTTACATCAGTATTAGTGAGGCTCAACGAGAACCCAAACTCGGTCTGAACTACATTCATACCGTTTACAACGGCATCGATACAACCGTTTATCGCTTCCAAGAGCAACCCTCTCAACCCCCCTATTTGGCCTTTGTTGGACGCCTCTCACCGGAAAAAGGCCCCGCCGGTGCCATCGAAATTGCCCGTAAACTGGGCTTACCGCTGAAAATGGCGGGTAAAATTGATGCCGTTGACCGAGATTATTTCAACGAACATCTCAAACCCCTGATTGATGGGGAACAAATTCAATATCTCGGTGAGGTGTCCCACGAAGAGAAGATAGAACTGCTAGCCGGTGCAACGGTTACCCTATTCCCGATTACCTGGCGAGAACCCTTTGGTTTGGTGATGATTGAATCCATGGCGACAGGAACGCCAGTGGTGGGTATGGCGTTGGGTTCTGTGCCGGAAGTGATTGCCAATGGGAAAACGGGGTTTGTCTGCGGTAGCTTGGAAAAAATGATTGAATCGGTTCCAGAGGCGATGAAATTAGACCGCAAAACTTGTCGAGACTATGTGGTGAGACGCTTTAGCGTGGAATCGATGGTGGATGAGTATGAACGCGCTTACCAAATGGTTCTCAGTGGCAGAGGACAAAACAAGGACTATAAGGTGTCTTAG
- a CDS encoding amylo-alpha-1,6-glucosidase, which yields MTTDKLELDGKVFVPAEELPLTEWPSVLSERPQPTLTIKDNDLFLVTDTLGNIGGLLRDDMNASMGLFCHDTRFLSRLELQIEGRSPVLLSSTAEKGFALSVLCTNPRLEGERLEEAEQLEAEAEVEEGEISYAPLRAETIGIARDIVLNGALFDEIEVSNYTTSRIRFELSLSFDADFVDLFEVRGYGRGHRGQLLHEIPKDEAVQKETQELTLAYKGRDGLVMQSSIEFVHRQPDFLKGKTAIWQLDLDSHETLKLGYRLRVLINSRSSSIVSAPATLGQAKAAELVEQREWQQHVTQIRSDEKTINQVIERAEQDVYLLRQTFGKGKVLSAGVPWFSTLFGRDSIIAASQTLMLDPTIARETLSILAKYQGKEENEWRDEQPGKILHEIRMGEMARCEEIPHTPYYGTVDATPLWLMLYCEYHAWTHDTETLDRLWPNALAAMDWIDRQMAETGYISYYRLSKRGLANQGWKDSGNCIVNRKGQIAKGAIALCEVQAYAYSAKIRLAEIARMKKRLDLADQWQDEAKDLKRRFNQDFWVAEEDFCALALDGEGNPVDSITSNPGHCLNLGILAPEKAYSVAERLRAPDMYSGWGIRTLSSLSPAYNPMGYHIGSVWPHDNSMIAVGLRSLGLVDQALELCQSLIDMTLQQPYNRPPELFCGYERTDGNAPVMYPVACSPQAWATGSIFQLLQVMINLVPDARNNCLRILDPALPESINKLSLQNLRVGSTLLDLEFERSGSATACRVAKKRGNLRVVIEA from the coding sequence ATGACTACGGATAAACTTGAGCTAGATGGTAAAGTTTTTGTTCCTGCTGAAGAATTGCCCCTGACAGAGTGGCCGAGTGTGCTAAGTGAACGTCCACAACCGACACTCACGATTAAAGATAATGACCTGTTTTTAGTGACCGATACCCTAGGAAATATTGGTGGATTGTTAAGAGATGACATGAACGCCAGTATGGGATTGTTCTGTCACGATACCCGGTTCCTCAGCCGCTTGGAGTTACAGATTGAGGGACGATCCCCGGTATTACTCAGCAGCACCGCTGAAAAAGGCTTTGCTCTTTCTGTTTTATGTACCAATCCGCGCCTAGAAGGCGAACGTTTAGAAGAAGCAGAGCAATTAGAGGCAGAAGCAGAAGTTGAGGAGGGCGAGATTTCTTACGCACCCCTACGGGCGGAAACCATCGGGATTGCGCGGGACATTGTCTTGAATGGAGCGTTGTTTGATGAAATTGAAGTCTCCAATTATACCACAAGTCGCATTCGTTTTGAACTGAGTCTCAGCTTTGATGCTGATTTCGTCGATTTATTTGAAGTCCGGGGCTATGGACGAGGACACCGGGGACAGCTCTTACATGAGATACCGAAAGATGAAGCCGTTCAAAAAGAAACTCAAGAACTGACCCTCGCCTATAAAGGACGGGATGGCTTAGTGATGCAATCGTCCATCGAATTCGTGCATCGCCAACCCGACTTCTTGAAGGGTAAAACAGCGATATGGCAACTAGATCTAGACTCTCACGAAACTCTAAAGTTGGGGTATCGGCTCAGAGTCTTGATTAACAGTCGTTCTAGTTCTATTGTCAGTGCGCCCGCTACCTTGGGACAGGCCAAAGCCGCTGAATTAGTGGAACAAAGAGAGTGGCAGCAACACGTCACCCAGATTCGCTCGGACGAAAAGACGATTAATCAGGTGATTGAGCGGGCGGAACAGGATGTTTATCTACTCCGGCAGACATTTGGCAAAGGAAAAGTCCTTTCAGCGGGAGTACCATGGTTTTCCACTTTGTTTGGGCGTGACTCGATTATTGCCGCCTCGCAAACCTTAATGCTCGACCCTACCATTGCCCGCGAAACCTTGTCTATCTTGGCAAAATATCAAGGCAAGGAAGAGAATGAGTGGCGCGATGAGCAACCGGGTAAGATTTTGCACGAAATCCGCATGGGTGAAATGGCTCGCTGTGAGGAAATTCCCCATACGCCTTATTACGGCACCGTTGATGCCACCCCGTTGTGGTTAATGCTCTACTGCGAATACCATGCTTGGACCCACGACACCGAAACCTTGGATCGGTTGTGGCCTAATGCTTTAGCGGCAATGGATTGGATTGACCGCCAGATGGCTGAAACCGGATATATCAGTTACTATCGCTTATCCAAGCGGGGTTTGGCGAATCAAGGGTGGAAAGACTCCGGAAACTGTATTGTTAATCGCAAGGGGCAGATAGCCAAGGGTGCGATCGCACTTTGTGAGGTGCAGGCTTATGCTTATTCAGCTAAAATCCGTTTGGCAGAAATTGCCCGGATGAAGAAGCGGCTCGATTTAGCAGATCAGTGGCAAGATGAGGCAAAAGACCTCAAGCGCCGATTTAACCAGGATTTCTGGGTGGCTGAAGAAGACTTCTGTGCCTTGGCTTTGGATGGAGAGGGAAATCCGGTGGATAGTATTACCTCCAACCCTGGTCACTGCTTGAATTTGGGGATTTTAGCACCGGAAAAAGCCTATAGTGTGGCGGAACGGCTGCGTGCCCCAGATATGTACAGTGGTTGGGGGATTCGTACCCTGAGTAGTTTGTCTCCCGCTTACAATCCCATGGGGTATCATATCGGTTCAGTTTGGCCTCATGATAATTCCATGATTGCGGTGGGATTGCGATCGCTCGGACTCGTCGATCAAGCGCTGGAACTGTGTCAATCGTTAATTGATATGACATTACAACAACCCTACAACCGTCCCCCTGAACTGTTTTGCGGCTACGAACGAACGGATGGTAATGCTCCGGTGATGTATCCTGTTGCCTGCTCACCTCAAGCTTGGGCGACTGGTAGTATCTTCCAGTTATTGCAAGTGATGATTAATTTGGTACCTGATGCCCGCAATAACTGCCTGCGGATTCTCGACCCAGCCCTGCCAGAATCGATCAATAAGCTGTCACTGCAAAACTTGCGCGTGGGTTCAACTCTGCTAGATTTAGAGTTTGAACGTTCTGGTAGTGCAACCGCTTGTCGTGTTGCCAAGAAACGGGGGAATCTCCGGGTTGTAATTGAAGCTTAA